A portion of the Lolium rigidum isolate FL_2022 chromosome 1, APGP_CSIRO_Lrig_0.1, whole genome shotgun sequence genome contains these proteins:
- the LOC124685274 gene encoding transport inhibitor response 1-like protein — MSEAAEEPDSPPTHMSEDSSSSGDRWTPDLRGGNGGGPRSAPPDQVLENVLESVLEFLTAARDRNAASLVCRSWYRAEAQTRRELFIGNCYAVSPGRAVQRFAGVRAVVLKGKPRFADFSLVPEGWGAYVQPWVAALGRAYPRLERICLKRMTVTDDDLALVAHSFPLFKELSLVCCDGFSTLGLAIIAERCRHLRVLELIENSVEDEEDALVDWISKFPVSNTSMESLMFDCVGVPFNFEALEALVARSPSLRRLRVNHHVSVEQLRRLMARAPQLTHLGTGSFRSEAPEGGGMSVSELVPSFAASRSIVCLSGFREVNPEYLPAIYPVCGNLTSLNFSFASLNADDLIPVIRQCHKLQTFWVLDTVGDEGLRAVAETCSDLRELRVFPLDATEDSDGSVSDVGLQAISEGCRKLEYILYFCQRMTNTAVIAMSKNCPDLVVFRLCIMGRRRPDRITGEPMDEGFGSIVMNCKKLTRLSVSGLLTDKAFTYIGKYGKLIKTLSLAFSGDSDLSLQYLFEGCTRLQKLEVRDSPFSDKGLLSGLDSFYNMRFLWMNSCSLTTRGCREVAQRMPNLVVEVIREQDEMETENVDKVYLYRSLAGARSDKPKFVKVL; from the exons ATgagcgaggcggcggaggagccggaCTCGCCGCCCACGCACATGTCCGAGGACTCCAGCTCCTCCGGCGACAGGTGGACCCCGGATCTGCggggcggcaacggcggcgggcCGCGCTCCGCGCCTCCCGACCAGGTCCTGGAGAACGTGCTCGAGAGCGTGCTCGAGTTCCTCACGGCGGCGCGCGACCGCAACGCGGCGTCGCTCGTCTGCCGCTCCTGGTACCGCGCCGAGGCGCAGACGCGGCGCGAGCTCTTCATCGGCAACTGCTACGCCGTCTCCCCCGGCCGCGCCGTCCAGCGCTTCGCCGGCGTGCGCGCCGTCGTGCTCAAGGGCaagccgcgcttcgccgacttcagcCTCGTCCCCGAGGGCTGGGGCGCCTACGTGCAGCCGTGGGTGGCGGCGCTGGGCCGCGCATACCCGCGCCTCGAGCGCATCTGCCTCAAGCGGATGACCGTCACCGACGACGACCTCGCGCTCGTCGCGCACTCCTTCCCGCTCTTCAAGGAGCTCTCGCTGGTGTGCTGTGACGGCTTCAGCACCCTCGGCCTCGCCATCATCGCCGAGCGGTGCCG GCATCTGAGAGTTCTGGAACTAATCGAGAACTCtgtggaggatgaggaggacgcaCTAGTGGATTGGATCTCCAAGTTCCCGGTGTCAAACACATCAATGGAGTCCCTCATGTTTGACTGTGTTGGTGTCCCGTTCAACTTCGAGGCCCTGGAGGCCCTTGTGGCACGCTCGCCCTCTCTTCGTCGGCTGCGTGTGAACCACCATGTTTCGGTGGAGCAGCTCCGCCGTCTCATGGCACGAGCTCCACAGCTCACACACCTTGGCACTGGGTCCTTCCGGTCTGAGGCACCAGAAGGTGGGGGCATGTCGGTGTCTGAACTTGTGCCCTCTTTCGCTGCCTCCAGGTCTATTGTCTGCCTCTCAGGTTTCCGTGAGGTCAATCCAGAATACCTTCCAGCTATATACCCTGTGTGTGGTAACCTCACGTCCCTGAACTTTAGCTTTGCAAGCCTCAATGCTGATGATCTCATACCAGTCATTCGCCAATGCCACAAACTTCAGACGTTCTGG GTTCTTGATACCGTGGGTGATGAAGGCCTCCGGGCTGTGGCTGAGACGTGTTCCGATCTTCGTGAGCTGCGAGTATTTCCGCTGGATGCAACTGAGGACTCTGATGGGTCTGTGTCCGATGTTGGTCTTCAGGCTATCTCGGAAGGCTGTCGGAAGCTTGAATACATACTTTACTTTTGCCAGCGGATGACAAATACTGCTGTCATAGCTATGTCTAAGAACTGCCCTGACCTAGTGGTGTTCCGCCTTTGCATTATGGGTCGCCGCCGCCCTGATCGTATCACTGGGGAGCCCATGGATGAAGGCTTTGGCTCAATAGTGATGAACTGTAAGAAACTTACTCGTCTCTCTGTCTCTGGTCTTCTCACCGACAAGGCATTTACATACATTGGAAAATACGGCAAACTAATAAAGACTCTGTCTCTTGCCTTCTCTGGGGACAGTGATCTGTCACTTCAGTATTTGTTTGAGGGATGCACCAGGTTACAGAAGCTTGAGGTCAGAGATAGCCCTTTCAGCGATAAGGGATTGCTTTCAGGTCTGGATAGTTTCTACAACATGAGGTTCCTGTGGATGAATTCATGCAGTCTAACCACGAGGGGTTGTAGAGAGGTAGCTCAGCGGATGCCTAACTTGGTGGTTGAAGTAATTAGGGAGCAGGATGAGATGGAAACAGAGAATGTTGATAAGGTGTACCTCTACCGATCACTAGCAGGGGCAAGGAGTGATAAACCTAAATTCGTGAAAGTTCTGTAG